DNA from Bradyrhizobium diazoefficiens USDA 110:
GCGACGTCGTCACCGAGAATGGCGAGCACGGCGCCAGCGCGATTTGCACCATCGCGTCCGCCCCGCGCTGGTGATGCTTGGCGACCACGCGCGCGCTGTCGGCGAGAATGGTGTCCTCGTCCTGCACGACGCTGTCGGGCGGCAGCCCGCCGTCGCGCTGCGACAGGTTCATCGACCCGCGCGTGAGCAGCACGCGCACGCCGAGCCGTTTTGCGACTCCGACCTCGATATCGACGGACTCCTCGAGCCCCGCCGGGAACACGTAGTGATGATCGGTCGTGGTGGTGCAGCCCGACAGCAGCAGCTCGGACATCGCCACGGTCACACCGAGCTCCAGCGATTCCGGCGTCATCCTCGCCCACACCGGATAGAGCGCCTGGAGCCAGGGAAACAGCTCGCGGTCCATCGCCGCCGGCAGCGCCCGCGTCAGCGTCTGGTAGAAATGATGATGGGTGTTGATAAGGCCCGGCAGCACGACGTGTTCGCTCGCGTCGAACACCGCGACATCCGCCGTCGCAGGCACGCCGCCGGCCGGCACGAGCTCGACGATCCGGCCATCCTTCACCACGATCCCGCGCCCGGCGCCGTCGGCGAGGATGGCCAGGGGATCCCTGATCCAGATCGGCTTTGCGTCGCTCATGATCCTGTTTCTCCCCACATCCGCTGACGGCAGACCTGCAAGGCGGAGGCCAGCCCAATCGCGTTCCCGCTGCGACTTCTTGTTGCGACTTGGCTCTGGTCTTGCAAGACTTTCTCTCGGTACAAATCACTCGATGCAAGCGCTGGCGCAGCCATGGACTTGAATACCATCACAGCCGTAGCCCATCCGCAAACGCGCGCGCAGCTGCCCGTTTGGACGCCAGGCGATGCTTGGCTCGCAGGCGGCACCTGGCTGTTCTCGGAGCCGCAAGCGCAGCTGACGCGCCTGATCGATCTCACCGATCTGAAATGGCCGGCGCTGACGATCACCGAGAGCCATCTCGGCATCGCCGCCACTTGCACCGTCGCGCAGATCGACGGACTCGCCTGCCCGGCCGACTGGCTCGCAGCGCCGCTGATCAACCAGTGCTGCCGCGCGTTCCTCGCTTCGTTCAAGATCTGGAAGACCGCGACCGTCGGCGGCAATCTCTGCATGTCGCTGCCGGCGGGACCGATGATCTCGCTCACATCCGCGCTCGACGGCGTCTGCACGATCTGGAAGGCCGGCGGCGGCGAACAGAAGATTCCCGTGATCGACTTCATCACCGGCAACCAGCGCAACCGCCTGACGCCGGGAGACCTGCTGCGGCAGATCGATATCCCGATTGCCGCGCTGAAGCGCCGCACGGCGTTTCGCCACATCTCGCTCGCCCCGGTCGGCCGCTCGGCGGCACTCCTGATCGGCAGCCTCGATGCCGATGGCACGCTGGCGCTGACAGTCACCGCATCGACGGTGCGGCCGATCCGCCTCACCTTTCACAAAGCCCCGGACGCGAGCGCGGTTCGCGACGCGATCGTGCAGCAGATCACCGATGACCTCTACCACACCGACATCCACGGCAAGCCGCTCTGGCGCAAGCACATGACGCTGCGGCTCGCCGAAGAGATTCGCGGCGAACTCCTGGGGGCAACGCCGTCATGAGCTTCGAGATCAACGGCAAGACGTTTCCGCAGGAGCCGCGTGCCGGCCAGTGCCTCCGCACGTTCCTGCGCGAGCTCGGTCATTTCGGCGTCAAGAAGGGCTGCGATGCCGGCGATTGCGGCGCCTGCACCGTGCTGCTCGACGGCGAGCCGGTGCACAGCTGCCTGATCCCGGCGTTCCGCGCCGAGGGGCGCACTGTGACCACGATCGAGGGCCTCGGCGGCGAGCTCGGCGCGCATCCGATGCAGCAGGCCTTCCTCGATGCGCAGGGCTTTCAATGCGGCTTCTGCACCGCCGGCATGATCCTGACCTGCGCCTCGCTGAACCAGGCGCAGCGCACCGATCTCGGCGCCGCGCTGAAAGGCAATATCTGCCGCTGCACCGGCTATCGCGCGATCGAGGACGCGCTGCTCGGCAAGATCAACGTCGAGGAGAGCGTCGAGGCCGGCGCCGCCTTCGGCCGCAGCCTTCCGGCGCCAGCAGGTCCCGATGTCGTGCGCGGCAAGGCACGCTACACGTTCGACACGCAGATTGACGGCCTGCTGAACATCAAGCTGCTGCGCTCGCCTCACGCGCACGCCAGAATCACCGCGATCGACAAGTCTGCGGCGCTCAGCGTTCCCGGCGTGCATGCGGTGCTGACGCATGAGGACGCGCCATCGGTGCTGATCTCGACCGCGCGGCACGAGAAGGACTGGATGGACCCCGAGGACACCCGCATCCTCGACGACGTCGTGCGCTTCATCGGCCAGAAGGTCGCGGCGGTCGTCGCCGAAAGCGAAGGCGCCGCCGAGGAAGCCTGCCGGAGGCTCAAGGTCACTTACGAGGTCCTGCCTGCGCTGATCGATCCAGAGCAGGCGATGGCGCCCGGCGCGCCCATCATTCATCCCGACCGCACCACCGAGAACCGCGTCGCCGACGCCAGGCGCAACCTTGCGGCTGAGACCCATGGCGAGTTCGGCGATGTCGCAGCAGCACTCGCCACATCCGCCGTCACCTACGAAGCCACCTTCCACAGCCATCGCGTGCAGCACGCCGCGCTGGAGACCCATGGCGGCCTCGCCTGGCTCGACGCCTCCGGTGTGCTTAACGTCCGCACCTCGACGCAGGTGCCGTTCCTGACCCGGCGCGCGCTGTCGGACATCTTCCAGCTGCCCATGGACAAGGTCCGCGTGTTCTGCGAGCGCGTCGGCGGCGGCTTTGGCGGCAAGCAGGAGATGTTCGTCGAGGATATCCTTGCGCTCGCCGCGCTGAAGACCGGACGCCCCGTGAAGCTGGAGCTCACCCGCGAGGAGCAGTTCATCGCGACGTCGACGCGGCATCCGATGCGGGTCCACATCAAGGCCGGTGCCGATGCCGACGGCAAGCTCACCGCACTCCAGCTCGACGTGCTCTCCAACACCGGCGCCTACGGCAATCACGCCGGCCCGGTGATGTTCCACTCGCTGTCCGAGTCCATCGCCGTCTACAATTGTCCGAACAAGCGGGTCGACGGCTACGCCGTCTACACCAACACGGTGCCATCGGGTGCGTTTCGCGGCTATGGCCTGCCGCAGACGCTGATCGCGATCGAGGCCGCAATCGACGAGCTGGCCGGGCAGCTCGGCATCAGCCCCTACGACATGCGCCGGCGCAACATCGTCAAGCCAGGCGACCCCATGCTGTCGCCGCCGCCATCCGAATTTCACGACGTGCTCTATGGCTCCTACGGGCTCGACCAGTGCCTCGATCTCGTCGAGCGCGCGATGCAGGCGGATGGCCCGCGGCCGGAGCTGTCGCCGGAATGGCTGATCGGCGATGGCATCGCGCTGACCATGATCGACACCGTGCCGCCCGCCGGCCACATCGCGGACGCCATGATCGCGCTCAACGACGACGGCGGCTTCGATCTCACCGTCGGCACCGCCGAGTTCGGCAACGGCACCAGCACGGTCCACCGCCAGATCGCGGCGACGACGCTGGCGACCACCGTCGACAGGATTCGCCTGCGCCAGTCCGACACCGCCCATGGCGGCCACGACACCGGCGCCTATGGCAGCGCGGGCACCTTCGTCGCCGGCAAGGCGACGCATGCAGCCGCCATGCAGCTTGCCACGGACTTGAGGGCGGCCGCGGCCGGCGCCTGGCTTTGCGATGTCGGAAGCTGCGCGCTCGAGGACGAGTTCGTCGTGAGCGGCGTCAGGCGCATGTCCTTTGTGGAGCTTGCGAAGCTTGCGCGCGAACGCGGCCAGCCGCTCGCAGCACAAGGCAATTCCGGCGGCACGCCGCGCTCGGTCGGCTTCAACGTGCAGGGCTTTCGCGTGGCGGTGAACAAGGGCACCGGCGAGCTCAAGATTCTCAGAAGCGTGCAGGCCGCCGACGCCGGCGTCGTCGCCAATCCCATGCAGTGCCGCGGCCAGGTCGAGGGCGGCGTCGCGCAGGCGCTTGGTGCTGCGCTCTACGAGGAGATGGTGATCGACGCGGACGGCCGCGTCACCAACGCCAAGTTCCGCGACTACCACCTGCCCTCCTTCGCGGACGTGCCGCGCACCGAAGTCTTCTTCGCCGAGACCTCCGACACCATCGGCCCCTTGGGCGCGAAGTCGATGAGCGAGAGTCCGTACAATCCGGTCGCCGCGGCGCTCGGCAACGCGATTGCAGACGCCACCGGCATCCGCTTCACGGCGCCGCCGTTCAAGCCGGACCGGCTGTTTCCGGCGCTGCACGATAAATTTGGTTAGGCCTATTTTGGGGGATTCATTCGTGAGCAGCGAGGTCCATCCCGTCGACGAAGTCCTGCCGGTCCCGCGCCTGCTCGCGCTCGGGCTCCAGCATGTGCTGGTGATGTATGCCGGCGCGGTCGCGGTGCCGCTGATCATCGGACGCGCGCTGAAGCTGCCGCCGGAGGACGTCGCCTTCCTGATCAGCGCCGACCTGTTCGCCTGCGGGCTTGCGACGCTGGTGCAATGCCTCGGCTTCCCCGGCGTCGGCATCCGCCTGCCCGTGATGATGGGCGTAACGTTTGCCTCGGTCGGACCGATGCTCTCGATGGCCGCCGCGCCCGACATCGGCCTGCTCGGCATCTACGGCTCCGTCATCGCCGCCGGCCTGTTCGGCATCGTCGCCGCGCCCTTCGTCAGCCGGCTGCTGCCGCTGTTTCCGCCGGTCGTCACCGGCAGCATCATTCTCGTCATCGGCATCTCCTTGATGCGGGTCGGGATCAACTGGGCCGGCGGCGGCCTGCCGACCTTGACGAAGGTCGTCGACGGCGTTGCCGGCAGCTTTCCCAATCCGGCCTATGGGCAATTGCAGGGGCTCGGCATTTCGCTGTTCGTGCTGCTTTTCATCCTCGGCCTGATCAAATGGGGCACCGGCTTCCTCGCCAACGTCTCCGTGCTGCTCGGCATCGTCGCCGGCGCCGTGCTCGCGACCATTCTGAGCGTGATGCATTTCGACAAGGTCAGTGCTGCCTCCTGGGGCGCGCTGGTGATCCCGTTCCGCTTCGGCATGCCGCAATTCCACCTCGTGCCCGTCGTCACCATGTGTGTCGTCATGATCGTGGTGATGATCGAGTCGCTCGGCATGTTCCTCGCGCTCGGCGACATCACCGGCAAGACGGTCGACCGCGAAGCCCTGAGCCGAGGCCTGCGCGCCGACGGCGTCGGCACGCTGCTCGGCGGCATCTTCAACACCTTTCCCTACACCTCGTTCTCGCAGAATGTCGGCCTCGTCTCCGTCACCGGCGTGCGCTCGCGCTGGGTGACGGTGACGGGCGGCTGCATCATGCTCGGCCTCGGCCTGTTGCCGAAGCTCGCGGCGCTGGTCGAGGCGGTGCCGCTGGTCGTGCTCGGCGGCGCGGGCCTCGTGATGTTCGGCATGGTCGCGGCAACAGGCGCGCGCATCCTCACCTCGGTCGATTTCCGCACCAACCGCTACAATCTCTTCATCGTCGCGATCTCGATCGGCTTCGGCCTGATCCCGCTCGCCGCGCCCGGGTTCTTCCGGAACCTGCCGCATGATCTACAGCCGCTGCTGGAGTCCGGCATTTTGCTTTGTGCGGTGGTCTCGGTACTGCTCAACGCCTTCTTCAACGGCTTGGGCGGCGGCGCTGCGGCCGAGGCGGATGCAGCGGCAGTCGCGTCATCCGCACAACATGTCTAGCTAGCTGCCGCGATAGGTCGCGTAGCTCCAGGGCGTGACCAGCAGCGGCACGTGGTAGTGATTTTCCGGCTCGCTGATCGCAAAGCGCAATGGGATCTCGTCGAGGAACGGCGGCTCCGACAGCGGCACGTTGCGCTCGGCGTAATATTTGGCGACGCGGAAGCGAAGCTCGTAGCGGCCGATCGGAAGCGGACGGCCGCCGATCAACGGCTGATCGGTACGCCCATCCGCATTGGTGACGGTGCGCGCGATGACGCGGCTCTCGCCGAGACTCGCAAGCTCGATCAGCTCCACCGGGATGCCTGGCGCGGGCTTGCCGGCGTGATTGTCCAGCACATGCGTCGAGAGCCGGCCGTGCACCTTGAGCTTGTCGTCGGCGACGACGAGCTGGTCGAGCCGCAGCGCCGAGATGCGGCCGATCTCCTCGATCGCACGTCGCGTCTCGGTCTTGGCAATATTGAGCAGCCGCGTTTCGAAGTCGCGCAGCACGGAATCCTTCGTGTGACGGCGCACGCAGACGATGTAGGGGAAGCCGAACTTTTCACGGTACGCATTGTTGACGCGCTCGAACGCGGCATATTCGGCGTCCGACAGCCGGTCGAGCCCGGCGCTGTTCTGCTCGTCGGTCGATTCCGCCGTCAGGCCCGCGGCGCGCTGGGTCTTGTTGGCGAGATCGGGATGCGCCCGGATCAGCGCCAGCTGCACGTCGGGCTCGGCGCTCTGGATCGCGGCCATCAGCGCGGCGTGCAACTGGTTGATGCCGGTGAACGGCCGCTGCCCGGCGAGCTTCTCCGCAATCCACGGCGAATATTCGACGACATTGGCGAGGGCCGCGACGAAGTCGGCTTTGTCGGCGGCGTTGAGATCGGCGAGCGAGATTTGCGACATCACACCTTCACCCGATCTCGAAGGCGTCGGCAGCAAGATGCGCGTGCTTGTCGTGCCAGTGCTGCGCGATCTGGAGCCGCGTCGGCACCCAGACGCGCTCGTGCTTGCCGATGTAATCCAGGAAGCGGATCAACCCCGCGGCCCGGCCCGGCCGGCCGGCGAGGCGGCAATGCAGCCCCACCGACATCATCTTCGGCGCGGTCTCGCCTTCGGCGTAGAGCACGTCGAAGGCGTCCTTCAGATAGGTGTAGAACTGCTCACCTTCGGCAAAGCCCTGCGGGTTGATGAACCGCATGTCGTTGGCGTCCAGCGTATAGGGAATGATGAGCTGCTTGCCCCTGGCGCCCTTGACCCAATAGGGCAGATCATCGGCATAGGAGTCGCAGAGATAGAGGAAGCCGCCCTCCTCCATCAGGAGGCGGTTGGTGTTGATCGAGGAGCGCCCGGTGTACCAGCCGAGCGGCCGCGACCCCGTCGCCTCGAGGTGGACGCGGATCGACTCGGCGATCTCGGCGCGCTCCTGCGCCTCGGTCATGTCCTTGTGCTCGATCCATTTCAGGCTGTGGCTGGCGATGTCCCAGCCGGACTCCTTCATCGCGGCGACGATTTCCGGATTCCGCTTCAGCGCGGTGGCGACGCCGAACACGGTGGTCGGCCATTTGCGCTCATCGAACATCCGCCACAGCCGCCAGAAGCCGGCGCGCGAGCCATATTCGAACATCGATTCGATATTGGCGTGGCGCTGGCCCGGCCAGGGCTGCGCGCCGAGCACGTCGGACAGGAAGGCTTCCGAGGCGCGATCGCCGTGCAGGATGTTGTTCTCGCCGCCTTCCTCGAAATTGACGACGAACTGCACCGCGACCCGCGCGTTGCCCGGCCATTGCGGATGCGGCGGGTTGCGGCCGTAGCCGCGGAGATCGCGCGGGTAGCGGGTATCAGTCACTCAGACTTCCTCGAAGCGGATCGGCAGCGCGCCCTTCCACAGCACGCTCTTGCCCAGCGTCGCCAGATTCTCCAGCCCCGAGGTCACCGTGATGAAGTGATTGCCGGCGAGCTGGCCCATCTTGCTCGCGAAGCTCACGCCGCCATAGGCCATCAGGATCTCGGTCTCGCTGATGCCGCCGGGATAGAGGATGATCTGGCCCGGTGCGGGATAGCTGGTGTGGTTCTCGTAGCCGACGCCGAAATCGAGGTCGCCGAGCGGCATCCACACCGCCTCGCCGCTCCAGCGCACGTGGATGATGTGGCTTTCGAACGGCATAGCCTTGCGGAACGCGGCAACGGTCTTGGGCGCCAGTTGCTCCTCGAAGCGAGCATCGAAGGTATAGTCGCCGGCACGGATAACGAGTTTGCTCATCTCATCTCTCTGGATCGGGGGCTAAAGGCCCCACGGGGAACTTTCAAGCAAAGAGCATTCCATCGGGCTTCGCGCAAGGGGCGCGGCCCCTCACCTGCGGTCGTAGGACCAGCCGAAAATGCCGCTCCGCCGCGTCTCCGGCTCGGGCTCGGCGGCAGGCGGCGGCGCCTCCTTGAGTTCCGCCTGCGGCGGGGGTGGAGGCGGTGCGGGAAGGTTCTCGCATTTCATCGAGTAGACCAGCTTGCCGTCCGCGGTCCGCCCGATCGGCGCGCAGGGGTCCGGATGCGCCGCCGCACTCTTCGGAGTGAGCTTGACCTGCGCCGCGGCCGGCGAGGAGATCAGAAGAAGGACCAGCAGATATTTCGACATCGTTGTCGCCTGAAAACCAATTCGCCCCATTCAACCGGATTGCCGGGGGCAAGTCCATCGGGCCCAACCGGCCGATTGCCGAATATTTAGCCGGGACCAAAAAATTTGCTCGCCGCAACGTGATGGCTGCGCTTCCGATCGTGAGGCCGGCGCTGCTGATATTTGGCAGGGCCCATCGCCATGTCAGCCGCGACGACGAAATCATGTCTCACAGCCGGAGCGTCGTCACGGGAGAAACAACGATGCAAAAGACTTTCGCCATTCTCGGCGCAACGCTGATTGCCGCCGCCACCATCCAGACCGCCGCAGCCAGCGACCGCCACCACGCCCGCAAGGCGCAACCGGCTCCCATCACTCAATCGGTACGCGACTCCAACGCCGCACTCTGGCCGTCGCAGCCGACCGCGCCCGACTGGTCGCGCTACGCCAACGGCGCCATGTCGGCGCCGGCGGGACGGTGATGCTGGAAGCCTAGCGCGATAGAGCGCAACTGCTTCAATGCCGTCATTGCGAGGAGCCCGCGACAAAATTGCGAAGCAATTTTGCGCTGATGCGACGAAGCAATCCAGACCGCCTCCGCGGAAAGACTCTGGATTGCTTCGCTGCGCTCGCAATGACGGAGCGAGACGCATCGGCGTCATCCTCTAACTCGAGTCCCGACTCGCAGACACGCCTTCCCGTCCTCGCGGCTTAATTCGCCCGAGCTTTGCTTCGTCGCTCCACCCTCATTAGCCAAGAGGGCGCAGGGAAGGCCGGGTGCTGACCTAGCACCCGCGGTCCGCTGC
Protein-coding regions in this window:
- the uraD gene encoding 2-oxo-4-hydroxy-4-carboxy-5-ureidoimidazoline decarboxylase, whose amino-acid sequence is MSQISLADLNAADKADFVAALANVVEYSPWIAEKLAGQRPFTGINQLHAALMAAIQSAEPDVQLALIRAHPDLANKTQRAAGLTAESTDEQNSAGLDRLSDAEYAAFERVNNAYREKFGFPYIVCVRRHTKDSVLRDFETRLLNIAKTETRRAIEEIGRISALRLDQLVVADDKLKVHGRLSTHVLDNHAGKPAPGIPVELIELASLGESRVIARTVTNADGRTDQPLIGGRPLPIGRYELRFRVAKYYAERNVPLSEPPFLDEIPLRFAISEPENHYHVPLLVTPWSYATYRGS
- a CDS encoding nucleobase:cation symporter-2 family protein, giving the protein MSSEVHPVDEVLPVPRLLALGLQHVLVMYAGAVAVPLIIGRALKLPPEDVAFLISADLFACGLATLVQCLGFPGVGIRLPVMMGVTFASVGPMLSMAAAPDIGLLGIYGSVIAAGLFGIVAAPFVSRLLPLFPPVVTGSIILVIGISLMRVGINWAGGGLPTLTKVVDGVAGSFPNPAYGQLQGLGISLFVLLFILGLIKWGTGFLANVSVLLGIVAGAVLATILSVMHFDKVSAASWGALVIPFRFGMPQFHLVPVVTMCVVMIVVMIESLGMFLALGDITGKTVDREALSRGLRADGVGTLLGGIFNTFPYTSFSQNVGLVSVTGVRSRWVTVTGGCIMLGLGLLPKLAALVEAVPLVVLGGAGLVMFGMVAATGARILTSVDFRTNRYNLFIVAISIGFGLIPLAAPGFFRNLPHDLQPLLESGILLCAVVSVLLNAFFNGLGGGAAAEADAAAVASSAQHV
- the puuE gene encoding allantoinase PuuE; its protein translation is MTDTRYPRDLRGYGRNPPHPQWPGNARVAVQFVVNFEEGGENNILHGDRASEAFLSDVLGAQPWPGQRHANIESMFEYGSRAGFWRLWRMFDERKWPTTVFGVATALKRNPEIVAAMKESGWDIASHSLKWIEHKDMTEAQERAEIAESIRVHLEATGSRPLGWYTGRSSINTNRLLMEEGGFLYLCDSYADDLPYWVKGARGKQLIIPYTLDANDMRFINPQGFAEGEQFYTYLKDAFDVLYAEGETAPKMMSVGLHCRLAGRPGRAAGLIRFLDYIGKHERVWVPTRLQIAQHWHDKHAHLAADAFEIG
- a CDS encoding DUF3830 family protein yields the protein MSKLVIRAGDYTFDARFEEQLAPKTVAAFRKAMPFESHIIHVRWSGEAVWMPLGDLDFGVGYENHTSYPAPGQIILYPGGISETEILMAYGGVSFASKMGQLAGNHFITVTSGLENLATLGKSVLWKGALPIRFEEV
- a CDS encoding molybdopterin-dependent oxidoreductase; the protein is MSFEINGKTFPQEPRAGQCLRTFLRELGHFGVKKGCDAGDCGACTVLLDGEPVHSCLIPAFRAEGRTVTTIEGLGGELGAHPMQQAFLDAQGFQCGFCTAGMILTCASLNQAQRTDLGAALKGNICRCTGYRAIEDALLGKINVEESVEAGAAFGRSLPAPAGPDVVRGKARYTFDTQIDGLLNIKLLRSPHAHARITAIDKSAALSVPGVHAVLTHEDAPSVLISTARHEKDWMDPEDTRILDDVVRFIGQKVAAVVAESEGAAEEACRRLKVTYEVLPALIDPEQAMAPGAPIIHPDRTTENRVADARRNLAAETHGEFGDVAAALATSAVTYEATFHSHRVQHAALETHGGLAWLDASGVLNVRTSTQVPFLTRRALSDIFQLPMDKVRVFCERVGGGFGGKQEMFVEDILALAALKTGRPVKLELTREEQFIATSTRHPMRVHIKAGADADGKLTALQLDVLSNTGAYGNHAGPVMFHSLSESIAVYNCPNKRVDGYAVYTNTVPSGAFRGYGLPQTLIAIEAAIDELAGQLGISPYDMRRRNIVKPGDPMLSPPPSEFHDVLYGSYGLDQCLDLVERAMQADGPRPELSPEWLIGDGIALTMIDTVPPAGHIADAMIALNDDGGFDLTVGTAEFGNGTSTVHRQIAATTLATTVDRIRLRQSDTAHGGHDTGAYGSAGTFVAGKATHAAAMQLATDLRAAAAGAWLCDVGSCALEDEFVVSGVRRMSFVELAKLARERGQPLAAQGNSGGTPRSVGFNVQGFRVAVNKGTGELKILRSVQAADAGVVANPMQCRGQVEGGVAQALGAALYEEMVIDADGRVTNAKFRDYHLPSFADVPRTEVFFAETSDTIGPLGAKSMSESPYNPVAAALGNAIADATGIRFTAPPFKPDRLFPALHDKFG
- a CDS encoding FAD binding domain-containing protein; the protein is MDLNTITAVAHPQTRAQLPVWTPGDAWLAGGTWLFSEPQAQLTRLIDLTDLKWPALTITESHLGIAATCTVAQIDGLACPADWLAAPLINQCCRAFLASFKIWKTATVGGNLCMSLPAGPMISLTSALDGVCTIWKAGGGEQKIPVIDFITGNQRNRLTPGDLLRQIDIPIAALKRRTAFRHISLAPVGRSAALLIGSLDADGTLALTVTASTVRPIRLTFHKAPDASAVRDAIVQQITDDLYHTDIHGKPLWRKHMTLRLAEEIRGELLGATPS